Sequence from the Tachyglossus aculeatus isolate mTacAcu1 chromosome 17, mTacAcu1.pri, whole genome shotgun sequence genome:
tattatccctacccctaaggaagggggaaaaatgaGAGAATTGCCATGAAAGCATTTGGGGAAAATAAAGGACCATGCACATTGATGTTGTGATCTATGTGGGTAGGGTAGCATCTGTCTTTCCTCACGCAAGTCTGGTGGCCACCTCTCCAGATGTTTTTGCCTTGCTTGGCGTCGCTGTCCCTAGTCTGCTTAAGCCCACAACTCTTCCAGCCCCGGGTTTCTGTGCAAGCAGAGAGAGGTTTCCGGGGCTCCTTGCAGGGGAAAAGTCCCAGCATGGCCTCAAGCAGGACTCCCAGGGCAAAGAACTGGGTTCCTTCCACTTTAGCCCCAGGCTGGCAGCGGTTGGGGTCAGACTGAGGACCTCACCCTCAGCTGGTAGCATTTCAGGGCATGCAGTGGTCTGGGGAGGGCATGGAGTTGGCACGTTGAGGGCTTTCTCACTTGGCATCATCGGCAGGTGGGGAGGTGGTGAAAGGGCTCCTTGGGGCATTCTCCAGGCATGGCTCTCCCAaaacctctcccctcccaccccctctcagACCAGTCCCAGCGGGCTGTCATCCTGGAGGCCTTCACCGACTTCGAGCAGTTGACTTGCGTTAGATTTGTTTCACACACGAATGAGAATGACTTTGTCTCCATCACACCCCTGGCTGGGTAAGTACCACCCAACAAACTGTCTGGATAGATgtgcttcccttctctcctggtacccattcccccttcccacccaacaCACACGACCGCTTTCCTCTAGGGGAGGGTCTGCCTCAGAATGGGAGTGACCGGCTGCTCTGTCGGGAACTCCTTGCCAGGAGGCCAGCgggtttgtgagcccactgttgggtaggaactgtctcaatatgttgccaacttgtactttccaagtgcttagtacagtgctctgtacacagtaagcgctcaataaatacgattgatgatgatgatgtgtcatcCACTGGTCTGCCCGGGGCCCTAGTCATGTCAGGAGgttgtatgttcattcattcattcaattgtatttattgagcgcttactgtgcagagcactgtactaagctcttggaaagtacaagttggcaacatatagagacggtcccttacccaacagcaggctcacagtctagaagatgtgtttATGTAGTGGGACACCTGGTAGATGGGAGCCAGATAGCTCCAGTAGAGCTTCTGGGGCAccaggctccattcattcattcaatcgtatttattgagcgcttactgtgtgcagagcacttgggaagtccaagttggcaacatatagagacggtccctacccaacagtgggctgggaagaggaaggagatgcTGCTGGCCGTATGTGTGTGTCCGTCCTCCCCAAGATGGGGAGCAAACGGGGCCCACCTACCTCGTCCCAGCTGGGCTGGAGGTGGGCtctgagggcaggggcctggccTGCTGACCGTCTGATTCCCCCTTCCCCATATGCCACAGGTGCTTCTCCAGCGTGGGGCGCAGTGGGGGCATGCAGGTGGTCTCCTTGGCTCCGCTGTGCCTCCAGAGGGGTAAGGGCATCGTACTGCACGAGCTTATGCACGTGATGGGCTTCTGGCACGAACACTCGCGGGCCGACCGGGATCGCTACATCGACATCTCCTGGCGTGAGATCATGCCGGGTGAGTCTGGTCTGTTGCTACCGGTCCCCTTCCAGgctgcctcttcctccactcctcacccttggcagTAATAGCCTCAATGGGCTCAGACTTCCCTTACAGAGAATGCtagatttggggggtggggaggggcttgcTCAACCCCGACACGCTCTTAAGCggttgcctcagtttctccaactgtaaagatcccaggctgggaggggtggcaagagcggagggagagagatgacccTCTGGGTCCATCTGCGTCTCCCCAACGTTGTCTTTCAGGCTTTGAGATCAACTTTGTCAAATCTCAGAGCAGCAATATGGTGGTGGCCTATGACTACTCATCTGTGATGCACTATGGGAGGTGAGAACCGTCCCGGCTCTGCACTCTTTCCCTAGGTCCCCAAAGCCCCGTCACATAGACTGCCATGTTCACTCCAATAACTGCTTCCACCTCctaatccctcttctccccccgatGTTTGAAGTGGAAATCAAAACTTTGTTTCTGCAGTCCGCGACACCAGGGTAGAGAGGGGAGTTGGGCGCAGGTAACCGGATTTTCTTTAACAAGTGCCTGTTTGAGGAGGGGTAGGGTCAGTGCTCCTCAGATGAGTGAACTCCAGGGCAGCAGGAGAGGGATCCAGTCTCAGGCTCTTGGGTAAGAAGAGAAAAAGGGTGCCTCCTTTTTTCTGGTATTAAAACCAGTGCTGACAAGCGGGACAAACTAGGTGCGTCAATGTGGTACCTTTGATTTTTGTCCTCCCGGTATTCCTCTGAGGCCACTGTTGTtgtccccattcttcagatgagaaaagtgagtcccagagaggttaacccACTTGCCTGAGGGCACCTGGCAGAAGAGGGGCtgaactgggactagaagcctGGTTCCAAGGCCTTACGTGCCACCCGCTGGATGGGGCCACCTCTCGCTGTCTACAGCTGGCCCAGCTTGGGTGCTGCTCCTGGGCAGCCCCCACCCAgaaccctctctcccctctccaccccccaggtTCGCCTTCAGCGCCAGGGGCCTGCCCACCATCACGCCTCTGGCAGGATCTGAGGTCTCCATCGGTCAGCGGCGGTACCTGAGCAGCTCCGACATCGCCAGAATCAACCAGCTGTACTCCTGCAGCCGGACCGGGTTGGAAGTGGCTggtaggaggagggtgggggaaaaaagcagtcggtttggggagggcagggggacggCTGCGGagcccctctgtccccctcccaacCGCCATCTTATCCGTTCTGCTTAGGAAACCAGCACAACGGCATCAGAAGGCCCAGGGGGCCGAGGGCTATGGACGCTGCTCTGCGTGAGATGGGGAGGGCCCCTGCAGAGCCCACCACGATGGGAGCTGCTGCTGACAATAGACTGAGCCCCTCTGGGCCAGGGGCGGAGTCTGTGGCTGACAGAACCGGGGAGGGTCCTAGGGAGGAAGGGTCCACCCGGCTCCCTGCCCTGGAGAGCTCGGTGGCAGAGGCAGTAGCCTCCCACCCTGTCGCACCGGGCTCCTCCCCTGCTGCCGCCTCGCCCATCAACTTTAGCTCTGAGCAGGCTCTTGGGCTTCTGCCCCTGGGAACAAAGGGGGTGGAGACTGGTCAGTCCTGGACCTCTGCCCCAGGGGTGGGGACGCTCAGAAAGGATGAAAACAGGAggccctccctgtcccacccttctccaacagAAACCACATCCCAAAGGGTCTCTCCTCTTAGTACCCTGGAAGAGGACCAAGATGGCCTCCTGGTTGCCAGCTTGACCCTACCAGAGGGAGCGGAGGCCGTCTATACTGTAACCCCCAGCCTGTCCCCTGAGGGTACTGGGAGCGGAGGCCCCCACACTCCAGCGGGAGGGGCCCAGGCAAGACCCAGGGCCTGGGGAGAGACCCAGGGACCTCCGCACCCCATCTCTCCTAGGTGGGAGACTCAAGTTAATCTAGGGACAGCAGCCACTCCGCTGACCTCAGGACCAAAGCTGCCCCttagggggttgggggtggtccTGGGACCCCTCCAGCCCAAAGCTCCAGGTTCAGAAGATAGCCCTCCACCTCACCCAGCAGCCCCAGTCCTCCTTCCTGGTCCTCTTAGCGGAGTCCCTGCCCTTGCGGAGACAGAGTCCAGCTGCTCAGGGATGCCCCCCGTAGCCGGGACACTGGGCCCGGACAGTCTGGGAGGGGTGGGGCCTACCGGATCCCAAGGAATGGAAATGGGAGGGAGGCTCTGGGCCTTCCTCTGGGGAAGAGAGGCTCCTTCCAAGGCTAGGGTCTCTgagaccccagccccacagactgAGGCCGTACAGAGCAGCGGACTTGTGCCCGTGGGGCCATCGACTCTGTGGCCCAAAGCTtcttccaggcagaaggaagagtcGATCATTCAGCTGGCTAGCGGGGCCACTTCTGCCCTGTCGAGGGTTGCTGCCGGGGGAGCAACAAGCCCTTTCAGGGAGACGTGGGCCACCCCATCGGGCCTTTCCACGGCAGCCGCAGGGAGCCCGGCCTTGCTGCCGGCCCCTCAGGCCAGAGACGTAAGCCGTTTCGGCCCAGGTCCGGGCCAAACGGCTCCTCCAGCTCTAGAGGGCAGAGGCCTGAGGGCTGTGAGCAGCTGGTTGGCACGTGCTCTGGCCCCACCCGTGGCCCGGGAGTCCCAGGCGGAACCCGTTCCTTCATCGGGAATTACGGTTTCCAGTCTCGACCCCAGACTTCCGTTCCCAGTGGCTTCCCCCAGCGTGGGGGTCGGGAAGCCGCGGACTAGCGGGGGCCCAGCCAAGCTGAAGGTAGAGCGAGGCAGAGCAGAGGTCAAGCATCTTCCCCAGGCCCCCGCCGCCTCCGGCCAAGAGCTCAGGCTTTTCCTGGGGCCCAGAACCCAGAGGCAAGGCCGCCCGGCCGCTGCCACTCCCTCAGAGGCCCCTGCCAGGGGAAGCCGGCTCCCTCACCCTATAGGGCCAGCCCCAGAAGGGGATTCAAGCCAGTTTGGTGGAGGAGGCCGAGGTCCAGCCCCCCAGCTCCTTCATGCTGGGGCTAGCCCACCCCTGGGTGCCGTGCCTCCAGCACGGGGCGGAGGCCTGCTGGGACCATCTGCTGCCAAAGCCCAGGATACTGAGCAAGGGGCAGGGGGAACCCCAGGGTTCTGGGAAAAGGGACTGACTTCCCCATTGACCCCAGGCATCCCACCAGCCCCCTGTGCCACCAACCCTCCAaccctcttcccctactcccccacaCCCTCCATCCTCCCGGAAACCCTACCCCTCACTATGGCAGCTGAGTCGGCCCAGGTTGCTTCTGCTTCTACAGGAGTCTCAGGGCAAAGCCAACAACCAGCAGTTGTGCTCCCACTCTTCCGGGGAGGGGAGGCTCCGCCGGGGCCGGGTCCCCAGGGATGGAGAACTGCTCTGCCTAGGGGTGCAGGAGTGTCCCGGAGGGCCTTAAGGGGAAGCCTAGCTGAGCAGCAGCGGGCCTTGGAGGCTGCTGAGCCTCGGACCTTCTGGGTGAGCTCCACACAGCCAGGCAGGAGGAGCAATCCCCTCCAGATAGAAGCCAGACTCAGGAATGCAGTTGATGCCCCGAAACCTCCCCTTGGGGCTCCCTGGCAGTGCCCTCCCGCAACAGGATGCCTGAACACCCCTCTGCACGGACAAGCTGGGCATCCAACCTCCACAGAGACCGTGGCTGCTGGACCTCCGGGACAGATGTCTCTGTCGCAGCTGCCCCCGAGGTCTGAGAGACCTAAGCCCCTAGGAGTCTCTC
This genomic interval carries:
- the ASTL gene encoding astacin-like metalloendopeptidase — encoded protein: MGGVSCFGLLVLGLLQFLGAGVVLAELLTVTPTREDATGLLGDPTVTGTLDPRDWDIPAINHVFNPEETPEGGFLIEGDIIKTSPFRMYSAFSSKWPVKDGMVQIPYRLSSKYDQSQRAVILEAFTDFEQLTCVRFVSHTNENDFVSITPLAGCFSSVGRSGGMQVVSLAPLCLQRGKGIVLHELMHVMGFWHEHSRADRDRYIDISWREIMPGFEINFVKSQSSNMVVAYDYSSVMHYGRFAFSARGLPTITPLAGSEVSIGQRRYLSSSDIARINQLYSCSRTGLEVAGNQHNGIRRPRGPRAMDAALREMGRAPAEPTTMGAAADNRLSPSGPGAESVADRTGEGPREEGSTRLPALESSVAEAVASHPVAPGSSPAAASPINFSSEQALGLLPLGTKGVETGQSWTSAPGVGTLRKDENRRPSLSHPSPTETTSQRVSPLSTLEEDQDGLLVASLTLPEGAEAVYTVTPSLSPEGTGSGGPHTPAGGAQARPRAWGETQGPPHPISPRWETQVNLGTAATPLTSGPKLPLRGLGVVLGPLQPKAPGSEDSPPPHPAAPVLLPGPLSGVPALAETESSCSGMPPVAGTLGPDSLGGVGPTGSQGMEMGGRLWAFLWGREAPSKARVSETPAPQTEAVQSSGLVPVGPSTLWPKASSRQKEESIIQLASGATSALSRVAAGGATSPFRETWATPSGLSTAAAGSPALLPAPQARDVSRFGPGPGQTAPPALEGRGLRAVSSWLARALAPPVARESQAEPVPSSGITVSSLDPRLPFPVASPSVGVGKPRTSGGPAKLKVERGRAEVKHLPQAPAASGQELRLFLGPRTQRQGRPAAATPSEAPARGSRLPHPIGPAPEGDSSQFGGGGRGPAPQLLHAGASPPLGAVPPARGGGLLGPSAAKAQDTEQGAGGTPGFWEKGLTSPLTPGIPPAPCATNPPTLFPYSPTPSILPETLPLTMAAESAQVASASTGVSGQSQQPAVVLPLFRGGEAPPGPGPQGWRTALPRGAGVSRRALRGSLAEQQRALEAAEPRTFWVSSTQPGRRSNPLQIEARLRNAVDAPKPPLGAPWQCPPATGCLNTPLHGQAGHPTSTETVAAGPPGQMSLSQLPPRSERPKPLGVSPTASLCPARLCPPLLGSPPRGDWFCDFEIDLCGWLQSGAADSNWTRTRHGPGLAREDGLSVAAPCTFPTGHHLSLRNPAPERRAVRHAALVSPLLSGAKWIRFWHGPLCPDVGTINLYLRFKSLPGWHPLWTSAGCGSLSWNWVEVELLASRKIQVMVEGVLGPEEGASLAIDNLSICGYH